The window AGACGCTTGCAACAGCATCCGTAGTAACTAATACTTTAGCGGGATTCGTAGGGATGACGAGAACAAACTCAGTTGAGGTTTCTTCAACCGCTTTAACTGTGATGTCATCAGGAAGAGTGATGTTAAATGCTTGTTTTAGCGCGGCTTTGGGATTAGCGATAAGTTGGTTCTTGAAAGCTTCATCTTCCCAAGCTTTTTGAATAATTTTTTCTTTTAAAATTCCATTGTTCGACATTACAAATCACTCCTTGTCAATTGGGTAATTTTTCCTACAAAAAAATTATAGCATGAGAATTCAGAATAATCTATCAAAATTAACTAGT is drawn from Paenibacillus sp. V4I7 and contains these coding sequences:
- a CDS encoding NHLP leader peptide family RiPP precursor — its product is MSNNGILKEKIIQKAWEDEAFKNQLIANPKAALKQAFNITLPDDITVKAVEETSTEFVLVIPTNPAKVLVTTDAVASVW